A window of Elgaria multicarinata webbii isolate HBS135686 ecotype San Diego chromosome 2, rElgMul1.1.pri, whole genome shotgun sequence contains these coding sequences:
- the ZFP36L1 gene encoding mRNA decay activator protein ZFP36L1, producing the protein MSTALVSPTIFELSEVLCKSNKMLNYNPSAVGGCLLDRKAVGTPAGGGFPRRHSVTLPNSKFHQAQLLSSLKGEPASALGPRENRFRDRSFSEGGERLLQQKQPGGQVNSSRYKTELCRPFEENGACKYGDKCQFAHGIHELRSLTRHPKYKTELCRTFHTIGFCPYGPRCHFIHNAEERRAVAGGREPAINERPRLQHSFSFAGFPSAVAANGLLDSPTSITPPPIMSADDLLGSPTLTDCASNPFTFSSQELTNLFAPSMGVQVSGGGSPTAFLLRPMSESPNLFDSPPSPQDSLSDHEGYLSSSSSSHSGSDSPILDTSRRLPIFSRLSISDE; encoded by the exons ATGTCTACAGCCCTCGTGTCTCCAACCATCTTTGAGCTGAGTGAAGTTTTATGCAAA AGTAACAAGATGCTGAACTACAACCCCTCAGCTGTTGGAGGGTGTCTCTTGGACAGGAAGGCAGTGGGAACTCCGGCTGGCGGGGGTTTCCCCAGGAGGCATTCTGTCACCTTGCCGAATTCCAAGTTCCACCAAGCCCAGCTCCTTAGCAGCCTCAAGGGGGAGCCAGCCTCAGCCTTGGGCCCCAGGGAGAATCGCTTTCGGGATCGCTCCTTCTCTGAAGGTGGTGAGCGACTACTTCAGCAAAAGCAACCTGGAGGCCAAGTCAACTCAAGTCGCTACAAGACAGAGCTGTGCCGCCCCTTCGAGGAGAACGGGGCCTGCAAATATGGAGACAAGTGCCAGTTTGCCCATGGCATCCACGAGCTGCGGAGCCTGACCCGCCACCCCAAGTACAAGACAGAGCTCTGCCGCACTTTCCATACCATTGGCTTCTGCCCTTATGGGCCTCGCTGTCATTTTATCCACAATGCTGAGGAGCGGCGGGCGGTCGCAGGTGGGAGGGAGCCTGCCATCAACGAAAGACCCCGCCTCCAACACAGCTTCAGCTTTGCTGGTTTCCCAAGTGCTGTTGCTGCCAATGGGCTGCTGGACAGCCCTACTTCGATAACCCCTCCGCCCATCATGAGTGCTGATGACCTCCTGGGCTCTCCTACTCTGACTGACTGTGCCAGCAATCCCTTCACCTTCTCCAGCCAGGAGCTGACCAATCTTTTTGCTCCCAGCATGGGGGTACAGGTTTCTGGTGGGGGTTCACCCACTGCTTTCCTCCTGAGACCCATGTCTGAATCCCCCAACCTGTTTGACTCACCCCCAAGTCCTCAGGACTCCCTCTCTGACCATGAAGGCTATCTGAGCAGCTCTAGCAGCAGCCACAGCGGCTCAGATTCGCCCATCCTGGACACCTCAAGACGTCTTCCCATCTTCAGCAGACTCTCCATCTCTGATGAGTAA